GGCATAGTTCTGCATAGGCTAAGTGTGTACTGATAAAGAAATGCTATGTGATATTAGATTAGATGTAGTGGTGGTTTAAGTGCATTGTTTTAGGTATTGATCAttgtgtttacctgtgtgttCTTTATTGGCACTCAAAAGCGTAACATTGCCAATAATTAGAACGCAGTTGGATAGTTAAGAGTTCTTAGCTTAATAATGAGGTTCAGCACTGGCTCCCCTTTAGTTAGGTCAGAACTGCTTACTGGCACCAAGAAAAGGGATCACATCATTCCAGTTTTAGCCTGTCTTTACTGTTTCTCTGTCCAGTACAGGAtctaattatttgtttttaaagctcttaaTGGGATAGCCCCTTCCTACATTGTGGAAACACTCCATTGTAAAAATGACAAGCTGACGTGGTTCTAGGCTTAatcttttttctgagagtaaactacagtgtgagtgtgtgataagGGAATTCTTGGAGAGATTCTATGGTAAATCATATTAGTCTTGATGCAACCTCTGACCATTCTTGTTTTCTACCTTTGAAGGTTAAATATAACAATCCTGTGTGTTATCCATACTGTAGTCCTGTAGTCCTGTAGAAAACactaactatccaaagaacacttcaggaacccttttttttaattagtataTCAGTCAATTATCCACATTAATTAATGTAACAGTTGTTTAATCCCTTAAAGTCTTAACTTATCATTTAATTATTCAGCTTAAAGCATGATATTCAGTCATTACTACAAATTATGCAATAACTTCAGtaaaattattataacttttttaatgtgatttgtttttcccACACAGGTCTGACAGAATGGAGTTCTTATTTGAGTTTCTATTCTCTCCACTGCCTACCTCAGGACTGGTGTTCTTGTTTGGGCTCGCTGCAGTCGCCCTGACTTATCTCAACACCAGGCCCAAGCCCCTACGGCCGCCTGTCGATCTGAACAGGCAGACTGTGGGCATTGCGGTGAGAGCCTTCTACCTGCAATGTACTGAATGGTCAAATATTATACATGCATGTAATAATATAGAAGAGAGATTTCACATGGCAGTACTGAATGATACTGGGAATTGGAATACAGTTTGTAAACACTACAACTACTTATTCAGCCATTTTATGCTGATAATACTGATTTGCAGGGTGGAGCCAGGAAGTATGCAGTTCTAAAAGATGACAATTTAATATCCTATTTACATGAGGATGCCAAGACGCTATATGAGGTTTTCCAAAGGGGATTACATGCCTCAGGTAAAATGCCTCCAGTCACATATGCTAGTTATTAGCATAAAGCAttagttcagttttttttttacaaatgcacTGGACACTCTCCAGCATCTGCACATCTGTCTCACCCCTGCTCTATCTTATTTATAATATCCGTACAGGAAATGGGCCTTGCCTGGGGTACAGAAAGCCTGGGAAGCCATACCAATGGCTGAAATACAAACAGGTACTCCTATTGGGAATATACATATTAGCTGAAGTTCATCATGGATAGGGCTTAATGTGAGAAGCTATTTGCATTTCAGTGGTGCTCTTTGGTTTCTGCAGGTTTCGGATAGGGCTGAGTACTTGGGCTCTGGACTGCTCCACAAAGGACTGGAGCCCTCACCAAAATCATTCATTGGCATCTTTGCTCAAAACCGGCCTGAGGTGATATTCCAACTGCAACAGCTTTAACAGGCTCATAAATATCATTCTAAAATGAAAAgttcttttttaatgtttgactttataatttaaatcaatatttctgtgtatgtatCGCCTATCTCCTTCTTATCTATCTCCTATTAATCAACATGTCTATCTTGctattttatctttatctaCGGGATCTTAGAGTATGGAATTTCAACATTTTCTCTTGTATGAGGAGACAAAGGAAAACCGGTTTAACTGAAAACTCACTACTAACAGTCAGTTTTGGATTATTCATACGTGAATACCACAAAACCTAACTGGAAATACTTTTTACCATATTGCTCCAGTAAAACATTCTCTTACCTCTCAAGTCTTAAGacctttaaatgtttattgacgcgattaaataatttaattattaagtaaaataattaaataattgtcCTTAGGCTTACATTATAGGTGAGGTTTGAGGTAACAGGTTTTCTGGGAAATTATTGTTTTTGGTAATTTCCCATAAACAACATATACAAAAGTAGATAAATGCTGGAGTATGTTTTTAAAGACCATTTCTGTGACAGATATAGGACAATTGATGGTTTTATAGGCTGATCAATATCTGTTCCTTGTATACAGTGGATTATCTCTGAACTGGCCTGCTATACTTATTCCATGGTGGCAGTTCCTCTGTATGACACGCTGGGTCCTGAGGCACTTATCTTCATCATTAACAGAGGTAATTAGACCTGCTTACCTCTCAGCTTCATTAGAGGTGTTCACTGGCACAGGTAACACCTAACTGGGTTCCCTTGAGCTTTAATGAAACCATGAGGCTGGAATTATTCAAGATTAAAGATTCGATCTTGAACATCCTGCTGCCTGTATGTTTTCCCCCAAGAATGagtgatatgtttaaaaaaaaaaaaggtcaacgGGTCTCTACACTCTTATCTCCTGTTAAAAAGTGAATAATGTTAGtagttcatattcatattcaaattcATATCAGGCTACTCCCAATATACTACTTTTCTATGTACACTGGAACTTGGAATGGGATCCTAATTGCTATCTATTTCTGTTCTTTACAGCCAACATATCTACAGTACTTTGTGACAAGCAGGACAAAGTGGAGACTCTTCTCGCTAATTGTGAAAAAGGTCTTACTCCTGTGCTCAAATCTATCATTGTTATGGACCCATTTGATGCTGCTGTGACAGAACGAGCATCTAAGTGTGCAGTGGAAGTCTTGAGTCTGAAGGATATGGAGGTAATCTCCAAAAGCACATTTATTAATGTGGTGCCACTATTTCTATATTTTCAATGCTGTGTCCATTACTCACAAATGACCTTACAATGTATTTTTGCACTTTAGGCTCTGGGGAAAGATAATCTTCGAAAGCCAATTGTAAGTTATTTAGTTGAGTACTATGTCTTTATAAGAAATACTGTAGAAATATGAGAGAGGAATATTGTTTGCAGAGAAATATTTATCAAATATGTTCATTTTCTATCTCTAGCCACCAAAGCCAGAAGACTTGAGTATTGTGTGCTTTACCAGTGGAACTACTGGTGGGTGCACATCTTCACCTATGATGATATCAATACCACATACTACAAACTATATAAAGGCCATTTGTTTTACTTAAAAAGTTGATGTTACAACAtttctgaatgtgttttttcctcacattttttttcagtaactgtAAAAAGTTATACATACAGCTGCAATACAGTTGACTTTCATCAACTTTTTCAGGTGATCCAAAGGGAGCCATGTTAACCCATGAAAATGTTGTGGCAGATGCTGCTAGCTTTGTTAAAAGCTTTGAGGTATTATACATCactgtacattttgtacatgtTTTGTTATCAGTGGTATTAGTCCATGAGAGGAGTTCCTATTTTAATAATGAGAAATCAATTCATGTTCACCCTAGAGTGCCTTCACACCACTTTCCAGTGATGTGTTGATCTCGTTCCTGCCATTGGCTCACATGTTTGAGAGAGTTGTGCAGGTATGGGTTTCTATGGTAGATCTTTAATTCAGTGGCATATCTGATGACTTTGTTATACGACTTTCTATTTGTTGGGCTCATAGTTGTCTAACTAGTAACTGTGCTGAGTCCATGCTGAACTTAgtgttgtgtctgtgtatgtctgCTAGACAGTGCTGTATGGTGTTGGCGGAAGGGTAGGTTTCTTCCAAGGAGACATCAGACTGCTTCCTGATGACATGAAAACCCTGAAGCCCACAGTTTTCCCAGTCGTCCCACGTCTTCTCAATCGTGTATATGACAAGGTATTGTAAGATTCTTTTTGTCCAACCTCTCTCTCAAACATTAGCCAACTGTTCGTCATGTGATGCCTGATGATATGGACATTAGATCTAGTCTAGTAAAAGACCCTGAAATGCTCTTTAGCCTATACACAGACTTTTCATTGTTAATCTGACCTTCCCTTCATTCTTTCAGATTCAAAGTGGGGCCCAGACTCCATTCAAGAAATGGCTCCTGAACTTTGCCATTGCAAGGAAACATGCAGAGGTGAAGCAGGGCATCATCAGAAACAACAGCATATGGGACAAGCTCATCTTCCACAAAGCACAGGTATCCCTATCAGGCATAAATTACATCTGGCCACAGTGTTTCTGTGACAGCACTGATGGAACATTTCTAAGCGAAGGAAGTTTGCTTTCCAGCACTGGAAAAGAAAGTATTGAAATGGTAATGAAACCAGCCACTGATCTTGATCTTGAATGCTTGTATGTGTCTCTGGCCCCAGGAATCTCTTGGGGGATCTGTGCGGGTGATGGTGACAGGTGCTGCTCCCATTTCACCTGCTGTGCTCAGCTTCCTCAGAGCATGCCTTGGTTGCCAGGTGAAAAATCTTCCTTGGTTTCAATATATCCTTTTGGCTGTCAAGCAAAggattttataaacattttatttagtattttaaatGGCCAGGTTACTATTCAGTAAGTACTATGAAACATGTATTAACTACAGTGAAAGTAATAGGTAAAGGATAGTAAAGAGATGTGTAATTTTAAGAGCCAGGAATATAAGTCTATACACACCAACTGATCTGGgaagtttaaggggttaattaAACATGAATGTCAAAACTACAGTACCCTTGCTTAGTAGTGGTCACTGTGTCTGTTGTTGAGGTTAGGGGCAACATAGGACATGCTTACTTATCTCAGTGACCCAGAGTTGACCTGTGTCTCTGACCTGATTTCCAGATATTCGAGGCATATGGCCAAACTGAGTGCACAGCTGGCTGCACCATCTCCCTGCCTGGGGATTGGACTACTGgtatgtttctatagtaaaatcACCTTATTTAACAGCAAAATATGCATGCTTGAGGCTAATGTATACTCAAATGGACTTAAATGTACCATCTGTACCATTCAACATGCTTTTGCGTTTAGGACATGTTGGAGTACCTGTTCCATGTAATGTGGTCAAACTAGTAGATGTCGAGGAGATGAACTATTTCGCATCTAATGATGAAGGAGAGGTAATATGAGCATCTTCTCCTCAACATGAAGATCTATAATGGTTGTTCTTTACACTGTAAAAATCTATAATTATTTGTGTCTTAGGTTTGTATTAAAGGGAAGAACGTGTTCTGTGGATATTTGAATGATCCAGAGAGGACAGCTGAGGCCCTCGACCAAGATGGATGGCTACATACTGGAGACATTGGCAAATGGCTTCCGGTGGGATTCCTTTCTtaatattaaatcattaattacTTCTAAGAAatggttaaattttttttagacatatacagtatatgggaTACTCTATTATTGTCCAAACTACTGAGCAGTCCATCTGGTTCAAGTGGGATAGATGCATGTAGGTTAGATTACAGGTTAGATCCTCTTCATACCATGTTTTGTTTGATCTTCAGTAGATATTTCCTAGTTGTCTTCTAAATTGTGTCCTCTCCATATTTAAATGCCATGTATTAATGATGTGGTTTTGCACAATTTACTAGACTGGAGTTTTGAAGATCATTGACAGAAAGAAGAACATCTTCAAACTGGCTCAAGGAGAGTACATTGCTCCTGAAAAGATCGAGAATGTTTACATTCGATGTGGTTCAGTTGCTCAAGTATTTGTTCATGGGGACAGTTTGCAGGTAAGCAGCACCTCTTTAATCCCACCTAttgaaatgaatgattttaatggtATGCAGTGAACCTTTGGAGAGTTCATCATATTGTGTAAGTCATTTTTCGTCTATTTTCAGTCCTGCTTAGTGGCCGTTGTGGTGCCGGATGCTGAGACACTACCTGGTTTGGCTGAGAAGCTTGAAGTTAAGGGTTCATTGGCAGAACTATGTAAAAACCAGGTCTGATACCCTTTATAATAAGTCTTTCAAACATATATCACCTGATATTCAATACTCCTACTATTTGGGGTCAATGACAGATAGAATTTGgtcatcagttaaaaaaatgtactgcagCAGTACTACTGAAAGAAGTTACTTTAAAGAAGTTACCCGAGTCAAAAGTAGATGCAACAGTTTGCTTCTTGGCCTTAAGCTGTTATCTCAACAGGTGACCTTTCAACCTTTTAAAGAACccagctctttaaaaaaaacacaaagtccaacacaATCAGTGGAGTAATACACTACTCATATATAAATGGCTGTGGCTATATTGTAATGTATTGGGGCTGCACACTAACTTTTCAAGCACATAGCAATAGTGCTTACAAAGCCTCAAAtttctattacagaaaaaataatgcttcatttaattatcattataaGTAATGACACTGACATTAAATTTGATACCcaacttttttttgcattttggttCCATACTTGTTGATACAGGCAGCTACACTACTAGTTAAGTAATTTAGTTAACTTTTACTAACACTTAGCAGTGCCAGCTAGCTTACATAGCTGTTTGTCTACAAGCAAACAACATTTCAGTTGCTGAGATTCATGTAAGTTACACCCACATGATTGAGAAATGTTTGCTCAGCAGTATTGCATATGCGTTACCTTTTAACCTCTGTAGAAATGATGTTTGTACCAGTGTCTCATTTCTAATGGTACACATACCACTGGTATAAGAGATATGCAAGGTGCCATTTCTATTtcttaatacttttttttttttttttttttttggttatatacatacagtacttcCTATGTATTGGCTAATGTGTAGTTTTACTATTATCAGAAGACAAAATTAATTTGCAGGTTCTTGTTGAACAAACCATTACTACTTGTAATCTAGTTGGTTAATATGACACACTCCCTGATGCATACAACCAGTTATGGAGAATAATgccattgttttattcctttacagCAAATTAAGAAGGCTATCCTCTCTGACCTTGTAAAGCTGGGACGTGAAGCAGGGCTCAAATCCTTTGAACaagtaagtgacatttttaaatctgaaaaatatgGTAGAGTAAGCAAACTACTGTGTATTTTCCTAAAGAGATCACAACAAAACTATACACAAAAGAAACGTTGCTAACGTTGCTGACTTTTTCTATCACTAAGGTGAAAGACCTGCATCTCCACCCTGAGCCGTTCACTATAGAGAATGGCCTTCTTACTCCAACACTTAAGGCAAAAAGAGGTGACCTCAGCAAGTTCTTCAAACATGAGATTGAAAGTCTTTACGCCAACCTGCAGTGACGCATCAACAAAGGCTATATGGATTAAGTTCCTGTGACCTACGGACTAACTCAGAGAGCCAAAGGAATGTACACCATAAAGCTTAGATGAGGAGCACAAGGTATAGAGATACAGTATTAGGTTTATAGAAGTGCTGAGTCAGCTTGACTGTGTCCTTTAAGCCTTGTTTTATGCTCGAATGTACATATTAATGGAATActccattttcatttcattccctATCCCTAGAATAGAACTGAATAGCAGTTGATCGAAGGCTAGCTGTAATGGGAGTCTAAAGGCAGCTACTGAATTTtgtcaataaacaaaaaatacatttatttaaaaatgcgtTTATATAACGCAAATACAAAAGCCTGTCACAGTCTAACAGTCTAAGAGTCTAAGACATAAGAATATCTGAAAAAAGTTGTTCCATAGTTTTATCCAGCtttccaacactggagcaatacagtaaaaaatagTAGTTTTTATTCTTGGGAACACATGATCACAAATTCCTCTTGGAAAAAGGgtgattattacagttttagagtttaatttacaaattgtttttcactgaagaaTTCATGAGTTATTAAACATGCTTTCATACAGAAATTCTCTCACTGCCCCAACGAGTGCCCTTAGACTTTTATTataagtgtgttttattcaaacattttttgtttttttcagtacaaGGAAATGTTTTTCAATTGTTGTTTATATTTCACTACAGTTGCAATAGACAAAGATTAGGCTGGAAAATGCTGAATCCTTTCATTTAATGCTATGTAC
The sequence above is a segment of the Pangasianodon hypophthalmus isolate fPanHyp1 chromosome 12, fPanHyp1.pri, whole genome shotgun sequence genome. Coding sequences within it:
- the acsl5 gene encoding long-chain-fatty-acid--CoA ligase 5, encoding MEFLFEFLFSPLPTSGLVFLFGLAAVALTYLNTRPKPLRPPVDLNRQTVGIAGGARKYAVLKDDNLISYLHEDAKTLYEVFQRGLHASGNGPCLGYRKPGKPYQWLKYKQVSDRAEYLGSGLLHKGLEPSPKSFIGIFAQNRPEWIISELACYTYSMVAVPLYDTLGPEALIFIINRANISTVLCDKQDKVETLLANCEKGLTPVLKSIIVMDPFDAAVTERASKCAVEVLSLKDMEALGKDNLRKPIPPKPEDLSIVCFTSGTTGDPKGAMLTHENVVADAASFVKSFESAFTPLSSDVLISFLPLAHMFERVVQTVLYGVGGRVGFFQGDIRLLPDDMKTLKPTVFPVVPRLLNRVYDKIQSGAQTPFKKWLLNFAIARKHAEVKQGIIRNNSIWDKLIFHKAQESLGGSVRVMVTGAAPISPAVLSFLRACLGCQIFEAYGQTECTAGCTISLPGDWTTGHVGVPVPCNVVKLVDVEEMNYFASNDEGEVCIKGKNVFCGYLNDPERTAEALDQDGWLHTGDIGKWLPTGVLKIIDRKKNIFKLAQGEYIAPEKIENVYIRCGSVAQVFVHGDSLQSCLVAVVVPDAETLPGLAEKLEVKGSLAELCKNQQIKKAILSDLVKLGREAGLKSFEQVKDLHLHPEPFTIENGLLTPTLKAKRGDLSKFFKHEIESLYANLQ